One Diospyros lotus cultivar Yz01 chromosome 1, ASM1463336v1, whole genome shotgun sequence genomic window carries:
- the LOC127809234 gene encoding splicing factor-like protein 1 — MNRSKASYNSRTKEKHSFQIKESKHALSEEQAEERVEEPVVGCGPHTSLKNDIDDELEEDPDEDPEEDPETELEEDSELDPEEDLDEESNVGSDEELTEEPSACISPVPFYWDHDGTKQPVEDASKEIASEFSSQRDAVGTDNKSGSYHDSSKEKKRPLDATVCNSDTIQVHQLQKKFRQEELFKEESDGGSSVSDPHGKAVVSTILEDETADKQLEHAGSSGKRSRSRWDQQPEQVEESGAARQTGKRRKTRWVSDLSQLKMLGPIQLPDFFKRSLESGLDHQIQKLMERLHQINSKLRSSELHDERPEEERSPSPQPEYNNLGIRINTREVRLRNKLVKERQIIISKLIKKNSTFNTPPGYKPEKLFKKLYVPVKEYPEYNFIGYIIGPRGNTLKRMEKKTGAKILLRGRGSQRKSVRPEDDEDLHVYIEALNQKSLDAAVGMVEKMLIPVDGMSDRKRAQLQELAKLNGTYKGENYCNVCKEEGHKQYVCPQQPQSTFKMMTACSTCGSFCHPAFGCPLMASPQDANVLCHSSELGAGSIPKARSKLNKESHDASLYVGYLPQDFDDGRLRELFCPFGKIIDVKVIKDFSSGLSKGYGFVNFESPTDAAMAVTHMNGRKMEGKILAVRVAGRPPPPQTGLPALSHFPVHPGPPVFSTCLTNQTAWPGPFGSAQPEPQGSFPRISEGFSMPSSIPFGHDNHLLEGQAIGIPPLVSCHASLKPPTASNSASSHGASSSTTSASHCLPSQFPGDPDYPGSQFLPYFATPTRRPSPQFHISQTSEFPQTIFDQNRRGSTFYLPR; from the coding sequence ATGAATAGAAGTAAAGCTTCATATAACTCCAGAACAAAAGAGAAGCACAGCTTTCAAATCAAGGAATCAAAACATGCACTGTCTGAGGAACAGGCAGAAGAACGAGTGGAAGAGCCTGTTGTTGGGTGTGGCCCTCATACTTCTCTTAAGAATGATATTGATGATGAGCTTGAAGAAGATCCAGATGAGGATCCTGAAGAGGATCCAGAAACGGAACTTGAAGAAGACTCAGAATTGGACCCTGAAGAAGATCTAGACGAGGAATCAAATGTTGGATCAGATGAAGAATTAACTGAGGAACCTTCAGCCTGCATTTCTCCAGTACCGTTTTATTGGGACCATGATGGGACAAAACAACCAGTTGAGGATGCTTCAAAGGAGATTGCATCTGAATTTTCTTCTCAAAGGGACGCTGTTGGAACTGATAACAAATCAGGATCTTACCATGATAgttcaaaagaaaagaagagaccatTGGATGCAACAGTATGCAATTCAGATACGATTCAAGTTCACCAGTTGCAGAAGAAGTTCAGACAGGAAGAACTGTTTAAAGAAGAATCAGATGGTGGGTCTTCGGTTTCAGATCCCCATGGTAAAGCTGTTGTTTCTACAattttagaagatgaaactgcTGATAAGCAACTGGAGCATGCTGGAAGTTCTGGAAAACGGAGTCGCAGTAGATGGGATCAGCAGCCTGAACAGGTTGAGGAAAGTGGTGCTGCTAGACAGACTGGTAAAAGAAGGAAAACCAGGTGGGTTAGCGATCTGTCACAGTTAAAAATGCTTGGCCCTATCCAACTTCCTGACTTTTTCAAAAGATCTCTTGAATCTGGGTTGGATCACCAGATTCAGAAGTTGATGGAGAGACTCCACCAAATAAACAGCAAGCTACGTAGTTCAGAGCTGCATGATGAGAGACCCGAGGAAGAAAGATCTCCCTCTCCCCAGCCAGAGTACAATAATCTTGGTATAAGAATAAATACACGAGAGGTGAGGCTCCGGAACAAACTAGTCAAAGAACGCCAAATTATCATTTCTAAGTTGATTAAGAAGAATTCAACTTTCAATACTCCTCCTGGTTACAAGCCAGAAAAGCTCTTTAAAAAATTGTATGTACCAGTGAAGGAATATCCTGAGTACAACTTTATTGGTTATATAATTGGTCCAAGGGGAAACACGCTAaagagaatggagaagaaaactgGTGCTAAGATTCTACTGCGGGGTAGAGGCTCCCAGAGAAAATCAGTGAGACCAGAAGACGATGAAGACTTGCATGTCTATATAGAGGCACTTAACCAGAAGTCTTTGGATGCAGCTGTAGGAATGGTTGAGAAAATGCTAATTCCGGTAGATGGAATGAGTGATCGCAAACGAGCCCAACTGCAGGAGCTTGCAAAACTAAATGGAACATACAAAGGTGAGAACTACTGCAACGTGTGCAAGGAGGAAGGGCACAAACAGTATGTCTGCCCTCAGCAGCCGCAGTCAACCTTTAAAATGATGACTGCTTGTTCAACTTGTGGAAGCTTTTGCCATCCAGCCTTTGGTTGTCCCTTGATGGCTTCACCGCAGGATGCTAACGTTTTGTGTCATTCTTCTGAGCTTGGGGCTGGTTCAATTCCAAAGGCAAGAAGCAAACTCAACAAAGAAAGCCATGATGCGAGCCTTTACGTTGGTTATCTTCCTCAGGATTTTGATGATGGTAGGTTGAGAGAGCTCTTTTGTCCATTTGGCAAGATCATTGACGTGAAAGTGATTAAAGATTTCAGCAGTGGTCTCAGTAAAGGTTATGGGTTTGTTAATTTTGAAAGTCCCACTGATGCTGCCATGGCAGTGACCCATATGAATGGGCGCAAAATGGAGGGGAAAATACTAGCAGTAAGGGTGGCTGGCcgtccaccaccaccacaaaCAGGATTGCCTGCATTAAGCCACTTTCCAGTGCATCCTGGGCCGCCAGTTTTTTCTACCTGTCTCACCAACCAGACGGCTTGGCCTGGCCCATTTGGATCAGCCCAGCCTGAGCCACAAGGCTCCTTTCCCAGAATAAGTGAGGGCTTCAGCATGCCTTCCTCCATCCCATTCGGACATGACAATCACCTTCTTGAAGGTCAAGCCATTGGTATCCCCCCACTTGTCTCGTGCCACGCGAGTTTGAAACCTCCAACTGCAAGCAACTCAGCATCCTCTCACGGAGCTTCCAGCTCGACCACCTCTGCATCCCATTGCTTGCCATCACAATTTCCTGGTGATCCTGACTACCCTGGGTCCCAATTCCTACCATATTTTGCCACACCAACTCGGAGGCCATCTCCACAGTTCCATATCAGTCAGACATCTGAATTCCCGCAAACCATTTTTGATCAAAACAGACGAGGCTCAACCTTTTACCTTCCTAGATGA